Sequence from the Macaca thibetana thibetana isolate TM-01 chromosome 20, ASM2454274v1, whole genome shotgun sequence genome:
GCTATTTTAAGTCCCATAACAATGAGTGAAGATTGTCATTGAACATGAGGCCTAGGTTTCAAAATTAGTTTTCCTGTctgcaaaaatgaaaagataaaattttttcaATACACAGTTCTAGTAAAAATAACATTGCTTATTTATAAACCTTAAATGCTATGTGCAAGGAATAAGAACGCTTCTCTATAGTCAAGACTAAACAATTAATAGTTATGCTTTCAATGCTTCCTTTGTGTGGAGTTTCCTTCtgagctctttattttttttatttttatttatttttttttttgagagggagtctcgcgctgtcgcccaggctggagtgcagtggccggatctcagctcactgcaagctccgcctcccgggtttgcgccattctcctgcctcagcctcccgagtagctgggactacaggcacccgccacctcgcccggctatttttttgtatttttttagtagagacggggtttcactgtgttagccaggatggtctcgatctcctgacctcgtgatccgcccgtctcggcctcccaaagtgctgggattacaggcttgagccactgcgcccggccctgagctctttattttaaaatactacatacatctttttttctcctcttttcattttttgtagagacggagtcttgctatgttgcccaggttcatctcaaactcctggactcaagcaatcctcccgccttggcctcccaaagttgctgggattacaagcatgaaccaccatgcctggcctctttattCTAATTTCTGTAATGAATACGTATTACttgtttaatgattttttaaattgaaggcTAAgacacttttataaataaaataagcaaatcaaAATAGAAGCTACCTACCAAAATTGTGCAACACCCTTATTATACACTGGTACATGatagtttttaatttacttaaagacagggtctcactgtcgtccaggctagactgcagtggtatgatcacagctcactgcagcctcaaactcctgggctcaagcaattctcctgcctcagcctcccaagcagctgggaaatacaggtgtgcgccacccgcctggctaatttttacattttttgtagagatggggtcttgctaatgttgcccaggctggtctcaaactcctggactcaagagatccttctgcctcagcttcccaaaatgctgggattagaggcatgagccaccatgcccagtctcccatcatctacttttaaaaacacaataggTTCATATGTCCATAGTCCACAAATTAATCTATGACTCTATTTACAAATAACATATATAGCATATCACTTGATAAATAACAGTAGTTTACAAAACCAGTATCTGCTGAGCCATTTTTGGTCAATAACAAACAACCACTGTACTTCACTGACTCTAAGATGCATCAGTTATAAGATGCACCATGATTTTATGCCATTAAGAAATATTGTCAACTCTCCCAATTTGTCAGATCTCACTGATTGTAACATAGATCTCAATGTCAAAGATGTTCAATGTAAAAGATTCTTAAAATCAATGCTCTAAGTATATTCTCATTATTCATTCCACAGAGAAAATTTATTGCTAATAAAACATCTACCTTTCTAAAGCCAAAAATTTCAGTGTTTTCATGCAGGTTTATAATTTTCTAACCAAAAAAATACTTACATCATCACAAGACATATTGTATTCTGCTAATACCGTCCGACATCGAGCAGCTATACTGAATACATGTGGTCAAAGGaaaatttctcatttctcatttcaAGAGTAAgcattatgtttttgttgttgttttttttacagagtcttcctctgtagcccaggctggaatgcagtggcatgatttcagctcactgcaacctctgcctcccgggttcaagcgattctcccacctcagcctcccaagtaactgggactacaggcacagaccaccatgcctggctaattatttgtattttagtagagatgtggcttcaccatgttgcccaggctggtctcgaactcctgagctcaggaaatccgcccacctaggcctcccaaagcgctgggattacaggcatgagccaccgcgcccagcaagaGTAAGCTTTTAATCATTACCTACATCAAGAAAGCACTTCAGAGAATGAAACTTAATCCTTGGTAAAGGATACATTGATGGTGCAACTACTCTCTTGTGTATTCCAGCAAAGAACAAGCCTATTAGAGTGATACAGCTAATGGTGAAAAATGGGTGATTCCATAATGATGTGAAGAAGGACACCTGTAAgagttgaaaatataaaaatgttaaaaatcttgGGATGGCTGATTCCTACCTCCCCATTTGTacgtaaatatatataattttttttatcatctAAACTATGAGGATTTGAAGACTTCTAATAATCTTAGTTCTCTGTATTGCtgtgttgtaaaaataaaaatgtataggcTTTCTATCttctataaagataaatatagCAGTATTCCCCCCATCCATTTCAAATACTTGAACTATTACAAATTCATTCCTATCATcaaaaaacaaccctatcaaaaatatttactgaactctGCATTGAACGAGTGAAGATGAGGCCTCTGGTCTCaatgaaaacacaaatcaaaCATGATTTAGTTaccttccctgttttttttttttttagagacagagtttcactcttgtcacccaggctggagtgcaataacacGTTCTcaggttactgcaacctctacctcaacctccacctccaggattcaagcaattctcctgcctcagcctcccaagtagctgggattacaggcacccaccaccacgcctggctaatttttgtatttttagtagagatagggtttcaccatattgtccaggctggtcttgaactcttgacctcaggtgatccgcccacttcagcctcccaaagtgctgggattacaggcatgaaccaccacgcccggcctactttcGCTGTTATAAAGCTTCCTTAGAAGAGTTGAGCAAACTGCCATTCATAACCTGGTCCCAGTCTAATTTTCATCTCCTGCCATATTTCCACACATACGCTGCCTTGTTCACTTCTCTCCCTTCACCTGGCTAACTCTTACATAACCTCGTAACACTCAATTCCAGCATCACCCCTTCCTCCCTGCAGaggcaaaaaaacaaatttggttTTGAAGCTACTGAGATCTAAATGACCACAGGACATTCAAGAAGGGAAAAACGATTAGTAGCTATCCATAAAGAactaaaatgaaagagagaaagggctGATTTCAGATCTGGATATATCGAATGACAGCAGAAAACAGCACAATCCACAAGTCTAAGAATATGTAGAGGGCCAAGGGTCCAGGATCCATGACTGGAACAAGAGTAGGCACCGAAATGGAAATGTCGACTGGAGACACAGAGAAGACAAGCATTTAGAGCCTCTGTAGAAAGAAATCAAGTGAATTAGTAACTAGATGGGAGCAAGAGAATCAAGTTCCACACACCCCACTCGACTCTCACAGCAGGAGATGCGCAGGTACGCGTTTTAAGACAGAAGCGCCAGGTATCAGATGGCCCAGCATGGTACTGGTTACAGAAGTTTGTCAGATGAAGAAATGAGAGTCTGAAAATACCAGGAAAGAAGCTGCCAGAAAGATGATGACCCAAGGAAAAGTTAATATTCCAGAAGAATGTCTTCTTCAAACCTCCGAGGACAGTTTTTCACAAGCCAGCTCTGTTGTGTGTAGCCTGCACCAGGTTAGCATATACAATGctttatgtcttcattttaattAGGCCATCAGTTTCAGCCTTCCTCCCTCCGTGGCAACATTCCAGTGCATCGAAACAGTGGTTCTCTCCAGGCCAGGCAGTCAGGTACTTCCTGTCTGCCATATTCTTTCTCTCCCTAGGTTCTTCCAGCTAGCCACTGGCTCCTGAGTTTGCAACTCTTGCTACAAATACAATTGCTGGTTAAAACTCCTGTCAGGTTTGGGGTtattaaatactgaaatataaaGAGCCAACCCTTAGGCGAATAGTTATATTCTCAcctaatttagaaaattatattaactACATAGTTTTGGGCCTATttcaaattacatttaattttgtgttttattaagaTCTCAACTAGCTGAAATCAGCTTATATTTTTCCCAATTAGAAGTCAGACTCATTTCC
This genomic interval carries:
- the CNEP1R1 gene encoding nuclear envelope phosphatase-regulatory subunit 1, with the translated sequence MNSLEQAEDLKAFERRLTEYIHCLQPATGRWRMLLIVVSVCTATGAWNWLIDPETQKVSFFTSLWNHPFFTISCITLIGLFFAGIHKRVVAPSIIAARCRTVLAEYNMSCDDTGKLILKPRPHVQ